Within the Magnetospirillum sp. 15-1 genome, the region GAATAGCGTCATATCCTCGTCATCACCCAGCACAGAGTGAGATACTAGACGCCCGCTAAGCCCGTGGTGAAATGGTACGCGAATTGATCTATAAAAATTATTCAGCTCTACCTTTTCTGCCGAGTCGATAACACCGTACCTGCAGAGATCATCGACAATTTTAGAAAACTCATGACCGCGGTCGGCTCCGCCAGCTCCTTCGATCTCCTTATCGATTATTATCAGGTCAGCGCGCCCAGTAATGGCCGCGTTGCGTTTAGATACCTGGATTACCAACAGGTCTCGAAACCAAAGTTCAAGCAATGTGCCTGAGAGGATGATAGCTGAGAGCAGAAGGCCAGCATCGATCGAGCGTGAAATCTCCGCGATAAAAAAGCTTGCACTTCGACCGCCTGGGCGGATCGCCTTAAAGTCCTGTTGGATCCGGCGAAATCGCTTTGCTTCGGCAGTGGACAGCTGTTGCTCAATGGGGCGCGGGTCCATGATCGGCTACAATCCACCGATACTTTCCTCATGAGAGCATTGTCGCTCGGAAGCCCAGACAAGACGCTCGTGAATATAGAGTGGCATTTCCTCAAATCCCCAAGATAGAAATGCGCGACATCCCGAAATTGCTGCTTGCGCAGGTGGATACAGTCAGCACGCATTAACGAGATTAGTTCGGCCATTCTAGCCCAGTGATACAGTTGTCTGCCATAGCGCTCGCTTTACCGCTGCCGTCTCTCTAAACTCGCCCATCCCCTTCCGCCCCACCCCGGTCATTTCCGATTTCCGCGTTCAGGACTCAAAAATCGTCACGTGAGACCCTGCCAAAGTGCCCAGTTTCCAAAGGGCCATGCCCTTTGGCGGGTGCGGGCAGCGCCCGCGGGATCGGCGAAGCCGACCGACGCAGCCCCTCACCCCAACCCTCTCCCAGGGAGAGAGGGAGTTATAAGCCTCCCCCCTACTTCCCCGCCTTCTCGATCCTGCGCCACTTGGCCACGTTGGCGTTGTGCTCGTCCAGCGCGCGGGCGAAGGCGTGGCCGCCGGTGCCGTTGGCGACGAAATAGAGCTCGTCGCTCCCGGCCGGATGCAGCACGGCTTCCAGCGAGGCGCGGCCGGGATTGGCGATGGGGGTCTTGGGCAGGCCGTCGACGGTATAGGTGTTCCAGGGATGGTTGGTCTGCAGCTCGGCGCGGGTCAGCGGGTGGTCCAGTTCACCCAGCCCCTCGGACACGCCGTAGATCACCGTGGGGTCCGATTGCAGCCGCATGTTGCGGGCCAGACGGTTGTAGAACACGGCGGCGACGCGGGGACGCTCGGATTCCGTTCCCGTCTCACGCTCGACCATGGAGGCGAGGATCAGCGCCTCCTCCTTGCTCCGGAGCGGCACACCGGGGGCGCGGGCCACCCACAGCACGTCCAGGGTCTGGGCCATGGCCTTTTCCATGCGGGCCACCACCTCGTCGCGCGGCTCGTCGCGGACCATGTGCCAGGTCTCGGGCAGCAGGCGGCCCTCGGCGGGCCTACGGGTCAGCGAACCCGACAGGAAATCGGCCTCCCGCACCAGATCGAGCACCTGCCGCACGGTCAGCCCCTCGGCCACCGTCAGCTTGTGGATCACCACCTTGCCCTCGGCGATGATGCGCATGGCCTCCTCCGGCGAGACATGGGCGGGAAAGGCGTACTCGCCGGCCTTGAGAGTGGCGCGGCGCAGTTTGACGCCGATGGCGAAGACCAGACGTGACGGGATGACCCCGGCCCCTTCCAGCGACTGGGCGATCAACTCGGTCCCCGAGCCCTTGGGAATGATCACCGTCACCGGCTTGGGCGACGGCCCCGGCGCGGTGAAGCGGCGATGCCCCTCCCAGCCCAGCCCGCCGGCGATCAGCCCGGCCAGCAGGACGATTGCGGCGGCGATCTTCATCCAGGGCCTCATCCCTCACCCTCCAGACAAGACAAAGGCCCCCGCCTGAGCGGGGGCCTTGCCTGAAACAATGGTCAAGCCGCTCAGTAGCCGCGCAGGACCAGCGAAGCGTTGGTGCCGCCGAACCCAAACGAGTTGGACAGCGCCACCTTGATCTTGCGCTCCTTGGCCTTCAGCGGCACCAGGTCGATATCGCAGCCCTCATCCGGATTGTGCAGGTTGAGGGTCGGCGGCGCGACCTGATCGCGGATGGCCAGCAGGGAGTAGATGGCTTCCACCGCGCCCGCGGCACCCAACAGGTGGCCGATGGCCGACTTGGTGGATGACATGGAGAGCTTGTAGGCGTGATCGCCGAACACCTGCTTGACC harbors:
- the mltG gene encoding endolytic transglycosylase MltG, with the protein product MRPWMKIAAAIVLLAGLIAGGLGWEGHRRFTAPGPSPKPVTVIIPKGSGTELIAQSLEGAGVIPSRLVFAIGVKLRRATLKAGEYAFPAHVSPEEAMRIIAEGKVVIHKLTVAEGLTVRQVLDLVREADFLSGSLTRRPAEGRLLPETWHMVRDEPRDEVVARMEKAMAQTLDVLWVARAPGVPLRSKEEALILASMVERETGTESERPRVAAVFYNRLARNMRLQSDPTVIYGVSEGLGELDHPLTRAELQTNHPWNTYTVDGLPKTPIANPGRASLEAVLHPAGSDELYFVANGTGGHAFARALDEHNANVAKWRRIEKAGK